A region from the Perca fluviatilis chromosome 16, GENO_Pfluv_1.0, whole genome shotgun sequence genome encodes:
- the taf1 gene encoding transcription initiation factor TFIID subunit 1 isoform X3, which produces MSDSDSDEDQDRPFSLTGFLFGNINEDGQLEDDSVLDNESKKHLAGLGSLGLGSLITEITANEEGDQDESRDSGSVDAEGWVKSTDDAVDYSDISEVAEDETKKYRQAMGSLQPSRKTDDEDDYDADCEDIDSKLMPPPPPPSLPTAAKKEEPSSPSTNVGEEGDGIILPSIIAPSSTADKVDFSSSSDSESETDRPCQGLGSGGPPDSLNLPLAGIMQKDAAKALPGVTQLFPEFRPGRVLRFLRLFGPGKNMPSVWRSARRKKKRKHRDPQPGTPPPEGEPTEQSQEKKSGWLYEFAPPPPPEQCLSDDEITMMAPVESKFSQTCGDGDKEAESRPKVAEWRYGPAQLWYDMLGVSEDGSNFNYGLKLKEHQSSEPQQQDTPKEITEAAHEFLRREADDNDNNDDEDKELSALENELFLMVTQLKWEDDIIWNGEDIKHKGTKTQRASLAGWLPSSMTRNANAYNAQQGLTRSNSQLVPPTPPPMPKVSSISGSKREKNSHENQSFQEEDSPWFSIFPIDSEELVYGRWEDNIIWDDQEMEHMLMPPVLTLDPNDENIILEIPNEKEEMTSHSPSKENKKETAIKKSRILLGKTGVIKDEPQQNMSQPEQKDPWNLSNDEFYYPKQQGLRGTFGGNIIQHSIPALELRQPFFPTHMGPMKLRQFHRPSLKKYSFGSLAQPGPHAVQPLLKHIKKKAKMREQERQASGGGDMFFMRTPQDLTGKDGDLILAEYSEEYPPLIMQVGLATKIKNYYKRKPGKDPGAPDCKYGETVYCHTSPFLGSLHPGQLLQAFENNLFRAPIYLHKMPETDFLVLRTRHGYYIRELVDIVVVGQQCPLFEVPGPNSKRANTHIRDFLQVFIYRLFWKSKDRPRRIRMEDIKKAFPSHSESSIRKRLKLCADFKRTGMDSNWWVLKPDFRLPTEEEIRAMVSPEQCCAYYSMLVAEQRLKDAGYGEKSFFAPEEENEEDFQMKIDDEVRTAPWNTTRAFISAMKGKCLLEVTGVADPTGCGEGFSYVKVPNKPTQQKDDKEPQPAKKTVTGTDADLRRLSLKNAKQLLRKFGVPEEEIKKLSRWEVIDVVRTMSTEQARSGEGPMSKFARGSRFSVAEHQERYKEECQRIFDLQNKVLESTEVLSTDTDSSSAEDSDFEEMGKNIENMLQNKKTSSQLSREREEQERKELQRMLMGEESDRDHKGRKERRKGLSSSLSTSSHKDDDTSSVTSLNSSATGRRLKIYRTFRDEDGKEYVRCETVRKASVIDAYTRIRTTKDDEFIRKFALFDEQHREEMRKERRRIQEQLRRLKRNQEKDKIKGPPEKKAKKVKERPDLKVKLKCGACGAIGHMRTNKFCPLYYQTNAPPSNPVAMTEEQEEELEKTVIHNDNEELIKVEGTKIVLGKQLIESADEVRRKSLVLKFPKQQLPPKKKRRVGNAVHCDYLNKPHKAIHRRRTDPMVTLSSVLESIINDMRDHPNTYPFHTPVNAKVVKDYYKIITRPMDLQTLRENVRKRLYPSREEFREAVEVIVKNSATYNGAKHPITQVAQSMLDLCDAKLKEQEDRLVRLEKAINPLLDDDDQVAFSFILDNIVTQKMMVVPDSWPFHHPVNKKFVPDYYKVIVSPMDLENIRKNISKHKYQNRDAFLSDVSLIHANSIKYNGPDSPYTKTALDIVNVCKQTLAEYDEHLTQLEKDISTAKEAALDAADLESLDPLTPGPYTPQPADLFDSGASGSLPRETSSIFSEGPLVVAPEKRGGQGRHGRRPGEEESDVDIEGFEEEDDGKPKTPAPAEDADRDLEDEDDEEDMLLPPRRRVHDQEEEEEEEEEDGLSNRPAQASVLYQDLLMSDGEDDASEEEGDNPFSSIQLSESGSDSDRELDVRPAPPRRAQETARMGMEQDESMMSYEGDGPDGPPMEDSNVSYGSYEETESRSHMQPSSMGNGEDYGISEEEEEDEEDEARRRGPAVLSQVQLSEDEESEEFRSIGGDSDMDSDN; this is translated from the exons ATGTCGGACTCAGACAGTGATGAGGATCAAGATCGCCCTTTCTCTCTTACTGGATTCCTCTTCGGAAACATCAATGAAGATGGACAGCTAGAGGATGACAGTGTTCTGGACAAT GAGTCCAAAAAGCATTTGGCTGGTTTGGGTAGTCTGGGTCTGGGCTCACTCATTACAGAGATCACTGCCAATGAGGAGGGTGATCAAGATGAAAGCAGAGACTCTGGTAGTGTGGATGCAGAAG GTTGGGTGAAAAGCACGGATGATGCAGTTGATTATTCTGACATTAGTGAGGTTGCTGAGGATGAGACAAAAAAGTACCGTCAGGCCATGGGGTCTTTGCAGCCCAGCAGGAAAACAG ATGACGAGGATGACTATGATGCTGACTGCGAGGATATTGATTCTAAGCTTATGCCTCCTCCGCCACCGCCAAGTCTTCCTACAGCTGCTAAGAAAGAGGAACCCTCCTCTCCGAGCACAAATG TTGGGGAAGAGGGGGATGGCATCATCCTGCCCTCCATCATCGCGCCATCCTCTACGGCTGATAAGGTTGACTTCAGCAGCTCCTCGGACTCTGAGTCAGAAACTGACCGTCCCTGCCAGGGTTTGGGGTCTGGAGGCCCCCCAGATAGTCTCAACCTCCCTCTTGCTGGCATCATGCAGAAAGATGCTGCCAAAGCGCTGCCAGGTGTCACACAGCTCTTCCCAGAGTTTAGGCCTGGAAGG GTGCTTAGGTTCTTACGACTGTTTGGTCCTGGAAAGAACATGCCATCCGTTTGGAGGAGTGCCCGCAGGAAGAAGAAGCGGAAGCACAGAGACCCTCAGCCTGGGACACCACCTCCAGAAGGAGAGCCCACAGAGCAAAGCCAGGAGAAGAAGTCTGGATGGCTTTACGAGTTCGCACCCCCTCCACCACCAGAGCAGTGTCTCTCTGATGATGAG ATAACCATGATGGCCCCAGTAGAATCTAAGTTCTCACAAACTTGTGGTGATGGGGACAAGGAGGCAGAGTCTCGACCTAAAGTAGCAGAATGGAGATATGGTCCAGCCCAGCTCTGGTACGACATGCTAGGTGTCTCTGAGGATGGAAGCAACTTCAACTACGGCTTAAAACTAAAAGAACACCAGAGCAGTGAGCCTCAGCAGCAGGACACGCCAAAAGAAATAACAGAGGCTGCACATGAG TTTCTGAGGCGGGAGGCCGATGacaatgataataatgatgatgaagatAAGGAGTTATCAGCCCTTGAGAATGAGCTCTTCCTGATGGTCACTCAACTGAAATGGGAGGACGATATCATCTGGAATGGGGAGGACATAAAACACAAGGGCACAAAGACTCAGCGAGCCAGCCTGGCAGGATGGCTGCCCTCTAGCATGACCCGCAATGCCAACGCTTATAACGCCCAGCAGG GTCTAACAAGAAGTAATTCCCAGTTGGTGCCACCTACGCCTCCCCCCATGCCCAAAGTTTCTTCAATCTCTGGCTCTAAGCGTGAAAAAAACAGCCATGAAAATCAAT CCTTTCAGGAAGAAGACTCTCCCTGGTTCTCCATTTTCCCCATTGACAGTGAGGAGTTAGTGTATGGACGCTGGGAAGATAACATAATCTGGGATGACCAGGAGATGGAACACATGCTCATGCCACCTGTTCTTACACTGGATCCCAATGATGAAAATATCATCCTAG AAATCCCTAATGAAAAGGAGGAGATGACTTCCCACTCCCCATCAAAAGAGAATAAGAAGGAAACAGCAATCAAAAAGAGCCGCATCCTGCTGGGGAAAACTGGGGTGATAAAAGATGAGCCACAGCAG AACATGTCCCAGCCTGAACAAAAGGACCCCTGGAACCTCTCCAATGATGAGTTCTACTATCCTAAACAGCAGGGCCTGAGGGGGACTTTCGGTGGCAACATCATTCAG CACTCCATCCCCGCACTGGAGCTAAGGCAGCCCTTCTTCCCCACTCACATGGGGCCCATGAAGCTGCGCCAGTTTCATCGACCGTCTCTGAAGAAGTACTCATTTGGATCTTTGGCTCAGCCCGGTCCCCATGCTGTTCAACCACTGCTCAAACACATTAAGAAAAAGGCCAAG atGCGAGAGCAGGAGCGACAGGCTTCAGGAGGAGGGGACATGTTCTTCATGCGAACCCCACAGGATTTGACGGGTAAAGATGGAGATCTGATCCTGGCCGAGTACAGTGAAGAATACCCCCCTCTCATCATGCAAGTCGGCTTGGCCACTAAGATCAAAAACTACTACAAAAGG AAACCTGGAAAAGATCCTGGAGCACCCGACTGTAAATATGGAGAGACTGTGTACTGCCACACATCCCCTTTCCTGGGTTCTCTTCATCCTGGACAGCTGCTCCAG gcCTTTGAAAACAACCTTTTCCGTGCTCCAATCTACCTGCACAAGATGCCAGAGACTGATTTCTTGGTTCTGCGAACACGACACGGCTACTACATTAGAGAGCTTGTAGACATAGTTGTAGTTGGTCAGCAGTGCCCCTTATTTGAGGTTCCAGGGCCCAACTCTAAACGAGCCAATACTCACATCAGAGACTTCTTACAG GTGTTCATTTACCGCTTGTTCTGGAAGAGCAAGGATCGGCCCAGGAGAATCCGCATGGAGGATATAAAGAAAGCTTTTCCCTCACACTCAGAGAGCAGCATCAGAAAACGACTAAAACTCTGTGCTGACTTCAAACGTACAG GGATGGACTCTAACTGGTGGGTGCTTAAGCCTGACTTCCGATTGCCTACAGAGGAGGAGATCAGGGCCATGGTGTCTCCAGAGCAGTGCTGTGCTTACTATAGCATGCTGGTGGCAGAGCAGAGACTCAAG GATGCTGGATATGGTGAGAAATCCTTCTTTGCTCCAGAGGAGGAGAACGAAGAGGACTTTCAAATGAAGATTGATGATGAG GTGCGGACAGCCCCTTGGAACACAACAAGAGCCTTCATTTCTGCCATGAAGGGGAAATGCCTGTTGGAAGTTACAGGCGTGGCTGATCCTACAGGCTGTGGAGAGGGTTTCTCCTACGTCAAAGTGCCCAACAAACCCACTCAACAGAAG gatGACAAAGAGCCGCAGCCTGCCAAAAAGACAGTGACGGGGACAGACGCTGACCTGAGAAGACTCTCACTGAAGAATGCCAAGCAGCTGCTGCGCAAGTTTGGCGTTCCAGAGGAAGAG aTCAAGAAGCTCTCACGCTGGGAGGTGATTGACGTGGTGAGAACCATGTCCACAGAGCAGGCGCGTTCAGGTGAGGGACCCATGAGCAAGTTTGCCAGAGGCTCTCGTTTCTCCGTTGCGGAACACCAGGAGCGCTACAAGGAAGAGTGCCAGAGGATCTTTGACCTGCAGAACAA AGTGTTAGAGTCGACAGAGGTGCTctccacagacacagacagcagcTCGGCGGAGGACAGTGACTTTGAGGAGATGGGGAAGAACATTGAGAACATGCTTCAGAACAAGAAGACCAGCTCCCAGCTTTCCCGCGAGagggaggagcaggagaggaaggaaCTGCAGAGGATGCTAATGGGCGAGGAGAGCGACCGTGACCACAAGGGACGCAAGGAGCGACGCAAAGGCTTGT CCAGCTCCTTATCCACCAGTTCACACAAGGACGATGACACTTCCTCCGTCACCAGCCTAAACTCCTCGGCCACAGGACGGCGTCTCAAAATCTATCGCACCTTCAGGGATGAGGACGGCAAGGAATATGTTCGCTGCGAGACAGTTCGCAAGGCTTCTGTCATTGACGCCTACACCAGGATCCGAACCACCAAGGATGATGAATTCAT ACGAAAGTTTGCCCTCTTCGATGAGCAGCACAGAGAGGAGATGAGGAAGGAGCGCCGGCGTATTCAGGAGCAGCTGAGGAGGCTGAAGAGAAACCAAGAGAAAGACAAGATCAAGGGACCTCCAGAGAAGAAGGCCAAGAAGGTCAAAGAGAGACCAGACCTCAAGGTAAAA TTAAAGTGCGGAGCATGTGGAGCCATTGGACACATGAGGACCAACAAGTTTTGCCCGCTGTACTATCAGACCAACGCCCCACCTTCTAACCCAGTTGCCATGacagaggagcaggaggaggagctggaAAAGACCGTCATCCACAACGACAATGAGGAACTGATCAAGGTGGAGGGCACCAAAATTGTGTTGGGCAAACAACTCATTGAAAG TGCTGATGAAGTGCGCAGAAAGTCTTTAGTGCTCAAGTTCCCCAAGCAACAGCTCCCACCAAAGAAGAAGAGACGCGTAGGCAATGCTGTGCACTGTGACTACCTCAAT AAACCACACAAGGCCATCCACCGCAGACGCACGGACCCCATGGTGACCTTGTCTTCTGTGCTAGAGAGCATCATCAATGACATGCGGGATCACCCTAAT ACATATCCATTCCACACACCAGTAAATGCTAAGGTTGTGAAGGACTACTATAAGATCATCACACGGCCCATGGACCTGCAGACGCTAAGGGAGAATGTACGTAAGCGACTGTACCCATCCAGGGAGGAGTTCCGTGAAGCAGTGGAGGTTATCGTCAAAAACAGCGCCACCTACAATG GGGCAAAACATCCAATAACACAGGTAGCACAGTCCATGCTGGACCTGTGTGATGCTAAACTGAAAGA GCAGGAGGACAGGCTGGTAAGGCTGGAGAAAGCCATCAACCCCTTGCTGGATGATGATGATCAGGTGGCCTTCTCCTTCATTCTAGACAACATTGTGACCCAGAAAATGATGGTGGTTCCCGAT TCATGGCCATTTCACCATCCTGTCAACAAAAAGTTTGTGCCTGACTATTATAAGGTGATTGTAAGCCCAATGGATCTGGAGAACATCCGCAAG AACATCTCCAAACACAAATACCAGAACCGAGATGCGTTCCTTTCAGATGTCAGTCTCATTCACGCCAACAGTATCAAGTACAATG GCCCAGACAGTCCTTACACCAAGACAGCTCTGGATATTGTCAATGTGTGCAAGCAAACCTTGGCAGAG TATGATGAGCACTTGACCCAGTTGGAGAAGGACATCTCTACTGCTAAAGAGGCAGCTCTAGATGCAGCTGACTTGGAGAGTCTGGACCCATTGACGCCTGGGCCATACACACCGCAG CCTGCTGATCTGTTTGACAGCGGGGCTTCAGGGAGTCTGCCCAGAGAGACCAGCAGCATTTTCTCTGAGGGACCTCTAGTAGTTGCTCCAGAGAAGAGAGGGGGGCAG GGTCGCCACGGCAGAAGACCCGGGGAGGAAGAGTCAGATGTGGACATTGAAGGCTTTGAGGAGGAAGATGATGGCAAACCCAAAACTCCTGCTCCT GCAGAGGATGCAGACAGAGATCTAGAGGacgaagatgatgaagaggacaTGTTGCTGCCGCCTCGCAGACGGGTGCACGaccaagaggaagaggaggaggaggaggaagaggacggaCTATCTAACCGCCCAGCCCAAGCCAGCGTGCTGTACCAGGATCTGCTCATGTCTGACGGAGAGGACGATGCCAGTGAAGAGGAGGGCGACAACCCTTTCTCCT CCATACAGCTGTCGGAGAGTGGGAGCGATTCTGATAGAGAGTTGGATGTGCGACCTGCACCTCCACGGAGAGCTCAAGAGACGGCCCGCATGGGCATGGAGCAAGATGAGAGCATGATGTCATATGAAGGGGACGGGCCTGATGGGCCTCCCATGGAAGACAGCAATGTCAG TTACGGCAGCTATGAGGAGACAGAGAGCCGGAGTCACATGCAGCCCTCTAGCATGGGGAACGGAGAAGACTACGGCATCagcgaagaggaggaggaagatgaagaagatgaaGCACGGAGGAGAGGCCCAGCTGTGCTCTCCCAGGTCCAGCTCAGTGAAGACGAGGAGAGCGAAGAATTCAGATCTATAGGGGGAGACAGCGACATGGACTCTGACAACTAG